A window of Torulaspora globosa chromosome 8, complete sequence contains these coding sequences:
- the OAZ1 gene encoding Oaz1p (ribosomal frameshifting) — MVHETLLRKQANVIRLLSTEEVQERISRPDNAAVAFTFPITCLLKSKKTQAASTSAQLYTYSLDEDGFKDWRADIAKPAGTSCEDEVELYWDMIMLTEGQFLLPAAGSDERREKRNLKRFQKYVVKRMGARLDQIVNSKKAPAAVETASWRKLGFRYTLAYLPLHFKDVIWCKSDDVYIHVILPETDLGSRRQTNEREWLLALLELASTMDMQRMRLYIRRDDLNGVSTFLRNLSWIGGKMVPNEDRNARIGATAAGGDDEIDEMLLGDEAFVILEFEC, encoded by the exons ATGGTTCATGAGACTTTGCTGAGAAAACAGGCGAACGTTATACGGTTGCTGTCCACAGAAGAGGTGCAAGAGAGAATATCAAGACCAGATAATGCAGCAGTAGCATTCACTTTCCCTATTACATGTCTGCTGAAAAGCAAAAAAACACAGGCTGCAAGTACCAGTGCGCAGTTGTACACGTATTctttggatgaagatggtTTTAAGGATTGGCGTGCG GACATCGCAAAGCCGGCAGGGACCAGTTGCGAGGACGAGGTGGAGCTCTATTGGGATATGATTATGTTGACCGAAGGCCAATTTCTCCTTCCGGCAGCAGGCTCTGACGAAAGGAGAGAGAAACGGAACTTGAAAAGGTTCCAGAAATACGTGGTCAAGCGCATGGGTGCACGCCTAGACCAGATCGTGAACTCGAAAAAGGCGCCTGCAGCCGTCGAAACGGCCTCTTGGAGGAAGCTGGGGTTTCGTTACACGTTGGCATATCTGCCGTTGCACTTCAAAGACGTTATATGGTGCAAGTCTGACGACGTATACATCCATGTGATCTTGCCGGAGACAGACCTAGGCTCGCGACGGCAGACGAATGAGAGGGAGTGGCTGCTTGCCCTGCTCGAGCTGGCAAGTACCATGGACATGCAACGCATGCGGCTGTACATACGAAGGGATGACCTGAACGGAGTGTCGACTTTTCTACGGAACTTAAGCTGGATTGGCGGGAAGATGGTGCCCAACGAGGATAGGAATGCCCGCATTGGGGCCACTGCCGCTGGCGGAGACGATGAGATCGACGAGATGCTGCTGGGCGACGAGGCTTTTGTCATCTTAGAGTTCGAGTGCTGA
- the CWC21 gene encoding U2-type spliceosomal complex subunit CWC21 (ancestral locus Anc_8.503): protein MSYNGIGLKSAKGSSTSGHIQRSLAHNDESKRTQLKNYTARRKADKIDKPNGQPSGSIQKARLPSQESMMKHLSRRQIEVAVCELRDELEDRDVEEDVIEQRCDELRTKLLKEQETEQRISKLYQTRSQRLKDAGERQSNEELVKTQN, encoded by the coding sequence ATGTCTTACAACGGGATCGGTCTCAAGAGCGCCAAGGGGTCTTCCACCTCAGGCCATATACAGAGATCGCTGGCTCATAATGATGAGAGCAAGCGAACAcagttgaagaactacACGGCGAGACGCAAGGCGGATAAGATAGATAAACCCAATGGCCAGCCGAGTGGGAGCATCCAAAAGGCCAGATTGCCGAGTCAAGAGAGCATGATGAAACATCTTAGCAGGAGACAGATCGAAGTCGCAGTTTGCGAGCTCagagatgagcttgaagatagggatgtggaagaagacgtCATAGAACAGAGGtgcgatgagctgcgaacaaagcttctcaaagagcaagagaCAGAGCAGCGAATATCTAAGCTTTATCAGACGAGATCGCAAAGATTGAAGGACGCTGGCGAGCGCCAGAGCAACGAGGAGCTCGTTAAGACGCAGAACTAG
- the ARL3 gene encoding Arf family GTPase ARL3 (ancestral locus Anc_8.502), whose product MFHLAKGLYNNWNRKEQYSILILGLDNAGKTTFLETLKKSYSLHSKELSKITPTVGQNVAQVPMDKNCILKFWDVGGQQNLRAMWPEYYPQCHGIIFVVDSTDRSRIGECNDVLATVMMDEDVEGVPVLMLANKQDRPDAMEVQDIKQIFNKIAEHLGARDSRVLPLSALTGEGVREAAEWLLIRLQRNKSNRPPQYR is encoded by the coding sequence ATGTTCCACCTGGCTAAAGGCCTATACAACAACTGGAACCGCAAGGAGCAATATTCGATCCTGATTTTGGGTCTCGATAATGCCGGCAAGACAACCTTTCTAGAgacattgaagaagagctaTTCGTTACATTCCAAGGAACTCAGCAAGATAACCCCGACAGTAGGACAGAATGTTGCGCAGGTGCCGATGGATAAGAACTGTATTTTGAAGTTTTGGGATGTCGGTGGACAGCAGAATCTGCGAGCGATGTGGCCAGAGTACTACCCGCAATGCCATGGTATCATATTCGTCGTTGATAGTACCGACAGATCGCGTATAGGGGAATGCAACGACGTACTGGCGACCGTTATGATGGACGAAGACGTCGAGGGCGTGCCAGTTCTGATGCTGGCTAACAAGCAGGATAGACCGGATGCGATGGAAGTGCAAGATATAAAACAGATATTCAACAAGATTGCAGAGCATTTGGGTGCCAGAGACAGCAGGGTACTTCCATTAAGTGCATTGACAGGAGAGGGCGTGCGTGAAGCCGCAGAATGGCTTCTGATAAGATTGCAGAGAAATAAGTCAAACAGGCCGCCTCAGTACCGCTGA
- the PHO8 gene encoding alkaline phosphatase PHO8 (ancestral locus Anc_8.501): MRVSTSSKSLGSNPRNSVKVWIQTLLLLTGLLSLFRKQLLQCLTSNSAVVFSESKKKNVIFFVTDGMGPASLSLARSFRQYTENLPIDDTLTLDKNFIGSSRTRSSSSLITDSAAGATAFSCALKSYNGAIGVDPDKNPCGTILEGAKLEGYLTGLVVTTRITDATPAAFSAHADYRFQEDLIALHQLGKYPLGRTVDLLIGGGRTHFYPPHADKKYGSHGSREDGRNLIQEAQEDGWQYVGSRQEFDQLQGGNNVSLPLLALLADYDIPFDIDRKDDEYPSLAEEAMTAINALTIASQDSDKGFFLMIEGSRIDHAGHLNDPAAQAREVLAFDRAFKAVKEYVEKSDIDTILISTSDHETGGLAVGRQVTTQYPEYIWFPRILDRAQHSGEYLTKKLLAFRDQGEGCERSFIKHELFEKGLAIKEYTEDDVDAVVSTDDPGRIQDKLNDMVSVRAEIGWSTHGHTAVDVNIYAYANRKDTWDTLLDKLQGNHENIEIGQFMADHLGLNLAEVTEKVRDTKHSPEPAEASTATAQGFDEYYHRISP, from the coding sequence ATGAGAGTGTCTACCTCATCCAAGAGCTTAGGCTCCAATCCGAGAAACAGCGTGAAAGTTTGGATTCAAACGCTGCTCTTATTAACTGGCCTATTAAGCTTATTCCGCAAGCAATTGTTGCAATGCCTCACTTCCAATTCAGCAGTTGTCTTCAGCGAATCAAAAAAGAAGAATGTGATCTTCTTTGTGACCGATGGTATGGGCCCAGCTTCCTTATCATTGGCAAGATCTTTCAGACAGTACACGGAAAATCTGCCTATTGATGATACTTTGACGTTGGACAAGAATTTTATTGGTTCTTCCCGCACCAGATCTTCCAGCTCGCTGATCACCGACTCGGCTGCTGGTGCGACCGCCTTTTCATGTGCGTTGAAGTCGTACAATGGTGCCATTGGAGTAGATCCCGATAAGAATCCTTGTGGTACCATACTGGAAGGTGCCAAACTAGAAGGTTATTTGACCGGTCTTGTGGTTACCACGAGAATAACGGATGCAACCCCAGCAGCATTCAGTGCTCATGCGGATTACCGCTTCCAGGAAGACCTTATTGCACTGCACCAGTTGGGAAAATATCCCCTGGGGCGCACAGTCGACTTGTTGATCGGTGGCGGTCGTACACATTTCTACCCGCCGCATGCCGACAAGAAGTACGGCTCTCACGGTTCGCGTGAAGATGGCAGGAATCTGATCCAAGAGGCACAGGAGGACGGTTGGCAGTACGTTGGATCTCGTCAAGAGtttgatcaattgcagGGAGGTAACAATGTTTCTTTGCCACTTCTGGCTCTCTTGGCGGATTATGATATTCCATTCGATATCGATAGGAAGGATGACGAATATCCATCTCTTGCGGAAGAAGCGATGACCGCCATCAATGCATTGACAATTGCTTCGCAAGACTCTGACAAAGGGTTCTTCCTGATGATCGAAGGATCAAGAATCGATCATGCAGGTCACTTGAATGATCCAGCTGCCCAAGCAAGAGAGGTGTTGGCTTTTGAcagagctttcaaagctgtGAAGGAATACGTGGAAAAATCTGACATTGACACTATCCTTATCTCGACATCAGACCATGAAACTGGCGGACTAGCCGTTGGGAGGCAAGTCACAACCCAATACCCCGAGTATATTTGGTTTCCAAGAATTTTAGACCGAGCACAACATTCAGGTGAGTATCTCACTAAGAAACTTCTTGCTTTTAGGGATCAAGGCGAGGGTTGCGAGCGCTCGTTCATCAAGCATGAGCTATTCGAGAAAGGCCTAGCCATCAAAGAGTACACGGAGGACGATGTGGATGCGGTTGTGTCAACCGATGATCCTGGAAGAATTCAAGACAAGTTGAATGACATGGTCTCAGTTAGGGCAGAAATAGGTTGGTCGACACATGGCCACACTGCAGTTGACGTTAATATCTATGCGTACGCTAATAGGAAGGACACCTGGGACACTCTGCTAGATAAGCTACAAGGCAACCACGAAAATATTGAGATTGGTCAGTTTATGGCTGATCATCTAGGTTTGAATTTAGCTGAGGTAACAGAAAAAGTTCGCGATACAAAGCATTCACCTGAACCCGCTGAAGCAAGCACAGCGACCGCTCAAGGCTTCGACGAATACTATCACCGCATCAGCCCATGA
- the MNN9 gene encoding mannosyltransferase complex subunit MNN9 (ancestral locus Anc_8.500), protein MASLQFIAYRLRKSSWFIIAFPLITLALIYLLFIRSSGPLLGYDGLSISDHKWVHEKENTFYFPYASKYKMPKYSYKKKSNWLSNDRVEDIIPEGHIAHYDLNKLHSTSEAALNKEQVLILTPMQTFHQQYWDNLLQLTYPRELLNLGFIVPRTQSGDVALAKLEDAVKKVQTDKKNQRFAKITILRQDTKSFDKLMEKERHALEVQKERRAAMALARNELLFSTIGPHTSWVLWLDADIVETPPTLIQDMTAHSKPVLAANVYQRYFDEEKKESAIRAYDFNNWAESDTGLELAAQMADDEIIVEGYSELATYRPLMAHYYDANGSPSAEMALDGVGGGCTLVQADVHRDGAMFPSFPFYHLIETEGFAKMAKRLNYEVYGLPNYLVYHIEEWND, encoded by the coding sequence ATGGCGTCTTTACAATTCATAGCCTACCGATTGAGGAAAAGTTCATGGTTCATCATAGCATTCCCGCTTATCACACTGGCTCTAATTTATCTTTTGTTCATCAGGAGTAGTGGACCGTTGCTAGGTTATGATGGGCTATCTATATCGGACCACAAGTGGGTTCATGAGAAGGAGAACACTTTCTATTTCCCGTACGCAAGCAAGTACAAGATGCCAAAATACTCatacaagaaaaaatcGAACTGGTTGTCCAATGATCGCGTGGAGGACATCATTCCAGAGGGACACATTGCTCATTATGATCTTAATAAACTGCATAGCACGTCTGAAGCGGCTTTGAACAAAGAGCAGGTGTTGATCCTGACTCCAATGCAAACTTTCCACCAGCAGTACTGGGACAACCTTTTACAGTTGACTTATCCGCGCGAGCTTCTAAATCTGGGGTTTATTGTGCCAAGAACGCAGTCTGGTGACGTGGCCTTGGCTAAGCTAGAAGACGCTGTGAAGAAGGTACAGACAGATAAGAAAAATCAGAGGTTCGCTAAGATCACGATATTAAGACAGGACACCAAGAGTTTCGACAAATTGATGGAAAAGGAGAGACATGCTTTGGAAGTGCAGAAGGAAAGACGTGCGGCAATGGCGTTAGCCAGAAACGAGCTACTGTTTTCTACAATTGGTCCACATACATCATGGGTGTTATGGCTTGATGCCGACATCGTAGAAACACCGCCCACTCTGATTCAGGACATGACTGCTCATAGCAAGCCTGTCCTTGCAGCTAATGTTTACCAGAGATactttgatgaagagaagaaggaaagtGCTATCAGAGCCTACGACTTCAACAACTGGGCTGAGAGTGACACAGGACTTGAGTTGGCGGCTCAAATggctgatgatgagattATCGTCGAAGGCTACTCGGAACTTGCCACTTACAGGCCGCTAATGGCCCATTACTACGATGCAAATGGCTCGCCAAGTGCCGAAATGGCCTTAGATGGTGTCGGCGGCGGATGTACCTTAGTTCAAGCTGATGTTCATAGAGATGGCGCCATGTTCCCGAGCTTTCCATTTTATCACTTAATTGAAACAGAGGGTTTTGCTAAAATGGCAAAGAGACTGAATTACGAGGTTTATGGCTTGCCTAATTACTTAGTCTATCATATTGAGGAATGGAATGATTGA
- the DIG1 gene encoding Dig1p (ancestral locus Anc_8.499), with amino-acid sequence MGKDDKMVERSASEEEDDLKSEKREKLGKLCASLGLQPSRMTDKMLSTIEMSKDIERNQRDVIKKLSSTSPRVEEDEDEDEDARDGCQSIVVDDDSAEVERDGEMQLNTVGKSLKRKRIPPPLSISETNSTTASLHGSGGGSNVSYRLDGESMYARSAPAHVPKFPRSSVDKRFPTMGKPRVQYLGRVSSGVPRRDSPIQSTNAYKLKTPYLSYFPSYPMPPPVPGPSMAAYAPYHPYGYPGQLPLYQSTPQQMYNAPMVPQWQPRSAVPYSSQARHHQDMITKGKRGRLQNDHQTKKARTKETDERLRDNQSKDADNDSANPPADNEQDQDAENGDDTESAHLAIEDDPRPFPSSEPRDQNIVGEIRISGNVFSYEFPSQRPSIDKKMFMSICDKVWDESTRLLDECSP; translated from the coding sequence ATGGGCAAGGACGATAAGATGGTAGAGAGGTCCGCTtccgaggaagaagatgatttgaagagcGAGAAACGGGAAAAGCTAGGGAAGCTGTGTGCTTCACTGGGGCTACAGCCAAGCAGAATGACAGATAAGATGTTGAGTACCATTGAGATGTCGAAGGACATCGAGAGGAACCAGAGAGACGTGATTAAGAAGTTGTCGTCGACGTCGCCGCGTGTggaggaggacgaggacgaggacgaggatgcGAGAGACGGGTGTCAGAGCATAGTGGTGGACGATGATAGTGCTGAGGTGGAGCGGGACGGTGAGATGCAGCTGAATACAGTGGGGAAGTCTTTGAAAAGGAAGCGGATCCCACCGCCGCTCAGTATATCGGAGACAAACAGCACAACGGCTAGTTTACACGGCAGTGGCGGCGGATCTAATGTTTCGTATCGACTGGATGGCGAGAGCATGTATGCCAGGAGTGCCCCGGCACATGTACCGAAGTTCCCCCGTTCGTCTGTCGACAAGCGGTTTCCGACGATGGGGAAGCCAAGGGTGCAGTATTTGGGCAGGGTGTCGAGTGGAGTGCCCCGGAGGGACTCGCCGATTCAGTCTACGAACGCATACAAACTTAAGACACCATATTTGAGCTACTTCCCCAGCTATCCGATGCCTCCGCCGGTCCCTGGCCCGTCGATGGCGGCGTACGCGCCGTACCACCCATACGGGTATCCAGGACAGCTCCCGCTGTACCAGTCGACGCCTCAGCAGATGTACAATGCACCGATGGTGCCCCAGTGGCAGCCACGTTCCGCTGTGCCCTACTCTTCGCAGGCCCGTCACCACCAGGACATGATCACAAAGGGCAAACGTGGCAGGCTGCAAAATGACCACCAGACGAAGAAAGCTAGGACCAAAGAGACAGATGAACGTCTGCGAGACAACCAATCCAAAGACGCGGACAACGACAGCGCAAACCCACCAGCGGACAACGAACAAGACCAGGACGCAGAGAACGGCGACGACACGGAGTCGGCACACCTGGCCATCGAGGACGACCCGAGACCTTTCCCATCAAGCGAGCCCCGAGACCAAAACATAGTCGGCGAAATACGGATCTCCGGAAATGTGTTCAGCTACGAGTTCCCGTCACAACGCCCCAGCATCGACAAGAAAATGTTTATGAGCATATGCGACAAGGTTTGGGACGAGTCGACGCGACTGCTCGATGAATGCTCGCCCTGA
- the CAM1 gene encoding translation elongation factor EF1B gamma (ancestral locus Anc_8.498) — MSQKSVLYSNFRIRSWVPRALVRYLGLDVQVVNPYCEEAEKEFAQHFPLKKLPAFLGPNGFKLTEQIAINHYLINSSKDEKIKAQLLGAPADIKTQAEILRWESLANSDLIVFMVRVFKPLIEEGVPYVKKDADAAWAVVEEIAGIYEARLSEKTYLVGERITLADLVSAAAFTRGFNYLFGAAWRKQHPSIVRWFNTVTAGEILRDEYRDFKFIDEPVKPPQNVSKKKEKKKEAAPAASKPKPEVEEKPAEARKPKHPLELLGKSSFVLDEWKRKYSNEDTRPVALPWFWEHYNPEEYSLWRVDYKYNDELTLTFMSNNLIGGFFNRLSASTKYMFGCLVVYGENNNNGITGAVMLRGQDHVPAFDVAPDWESYSYTKLDPSNEQDKEFVNDMWAWDRPVVANGEPREIADGKVLK; from the coding sequence ATGTCGCAGAAAAGCGTGTTGTACTCGAACTTCCGGATTAGAAGTTGGGTGCCTAGGGCTCTTGTGAGATACTTGGGCTTGGATGTGCAGGTGGTGAACCCATACTGTGAAGAGGCGGAGAAAGAGTTTGCGCAGCACTTtcctttgaagaagttgcCTGCGTTCTTGGGGCCAaatggcttcaagctgaCTGAGCAGATCGCAATCAACCATTATTTGATCAATAGTAGCAAGGATGAAAAAATTAAGGCTCAGCTGCTAGGTGCCCCTGCAGACATCAAGACGCAGGCGGAGATTTTGAGATGGGAGTCGCTTGCCAACAGCGACTTGATCGTTTTCATGGTGAGAGTTTTCAAGCCATTGATCGAGGAGGGCGTCCCGTACGTTAAGAAGGACGCAGACGCTGCGTGGGCCGTGGTGGAGGAGATTGCCGGGATCTACGAGGCGAGACTGAGCGAGAAGACGTATTTAGTGGGTGAGCGGATCACTTTGGCAGACCTGGTCAGCGCCGCTGCGTTCACCAGAGGGTTCAATTACCTGTTTGGCGCCGCGTGGAGAAAGCAGCATCCTAGTATCGTGAGATGGTTCAACACGGTGACCGCCGGTGAGATCCTGAGGGACGAGTACAGGGATTTTAAGTTCATCGACGAGCCGGTGAAGCCGCCTCAGAACgtcagcaagaagaaagagaagaagaaggaggcTGCGCCAGCAGCCTCCAAGCCCAAGCCAGAGGTCGAGGAAAAGCCTGCGGAGGCCAGGAAGCCAAAACACCCGCTGGAGCTACTCGGCAAGTCCAGCTTTGTGCTGGACGagtggaagagaaagtaCTCCAACGAGGACACCAGACCGGTCGCCCTGCCATGGTTCTGGGAACACTACAACCCGGAAGAGTACTCGCTCTGGAGGGTGGACTACAAGTACAACGACGAGTTGACGTTGACGTTCATGTCCAACAACCTCATCGGtggcttcttcaacagattgTCGGCTTCGACCAAGTACATGTTCGGCTGCTTGGTCGTCTACGGggaaaacaacaacaacgGCATCACCGGTGCCGTCATGCTGAGGGGCCAGGACCACGTCCCAGCCTTCGATGTGGCCCCAGACTGGGAATCCTACTCCTACACCAAGCTCGACCCGTCTAACGAACAAGACAAGGAATTCGTCAACGACATGTGGGCCTGGGACAGGCCGGTCGTTGCCAATGGCGAGCCAAGAGAGATCGCTGACGGCAAAGTCTTGAAATGA
- the CTA1 gene encoding catalase A (ancestral locus Anc_8.497), which yields MSGRGEGEGKGNDNTNSSEVRKDRVVTTVEGMPINEPFATQRVGQHGPLLMQDSSLIELLAHFNRERIPERNPHAHGSGAFGYFEVTDDITDICGSAMFSEIGKRTRCLTRFSTVGGEKGSADTVRDPRGFSTKFYTEEGNLDWVYNNTPIFFIRDPAKFPHFIHTQKRNPQTNLKDPDMFWDFLTTPENQVCIHQLVILFSDRGTPASYRHMNGYSGHTYKWSNKKGDWHYVQVHIKTDQGIKNLTNEEAMRIAGENPDFCQKDLFDSIEKGNAPSWTVFIQTMTEQEAKRLPFSVFDLTKVWPHKQFPLRRVGKLVLNENPQNFFAQVEQAAFAPSNTVPYQEASADPVLQSRLFAYSDAHRYRLGPNFNQIPVNCPYASRFFHPAIRDGPMNVNGNFGAEPNYLANSKQYQFLQQERPIQQHQEVWAGPATPFHWATSPGDIDYVQARDLYRKVLARQPGQQENLAHNIGVHVAGARPDIQQRVFEMFARVDKQLAADIRKECSAASSGSELRSKL from the coding sequence ATGTCAGGTAGAGGTGAAGGTGAAGGAAAGGGTAATGACAATACCAACAGCTCAGAGGTAAGGAAGGACAGAGTGGTGACTACGGTGGAGGGGATGCCAATCAACGAGCCGTTTGCCACTCAGCGGGTTGGTCAGCATGGTCCACTTCTGATGCAAGATTCGAGTTTGATCGAGCTGTTGGCTCATTTCAACAGAGAGAGAATACCGGAGAGGAATCCGCACGCTCACGGGTCCGGTGCATTTGGGTACTTTGAGGTGACTGACGACATTACGGACATTTGTGGGTCTGCGATGTTCAGCGAGATCGGCAAGAGGACCAGATGTCTAACGCGGTTTTCGACCGTTGGTGGCGAAAAGGGGTCGGCGGACACCGTGAGGGACCCTAGAGGGTTTTCAACGAAGTTTTACACGGAGGAAGGAAATCTGGACTGGGTGTACAACAACACGcccatcttcttcattcgTGACCCGGCGAAATTCCCACATTTCATCCATACGCAGAAGAGGAACCCTCAAACCAATCTGAAGGATCCAGATATGTTTTGGGATTTCTTGACTACGCCGGAAAACCAGGTTTGCATTCACCAGTTGGTGATTCTGTTCTCGGACCGGGGGACACCGGCTAGTTACAGGCATATGAACGGGTACTCTGGTCACACTTACAAATGGTCCAACAAGAAGGGAGACTGGCACTACGTACAGGTTCACATCAAGACCGATCAGGgcatcaagaacttgacaaACGAGGAGGCTATGAGGATCGCGGGTGAGAACCCGGACTTTTGCCAGAAGGACCTGTTCGATAGCATCGAGAAGGGGAACGCGCCAAGCTGGACCGTTTTTATACAGACCATGACCGAGCAGGAGGCCAAGAGGCTGCCTTTCTCTGTATTTGACTTAACTAAAGTTTGGCCGCACAAACAGTTCCCCTTGCGTCGTGTGGGAAAGCTGGTGTTGAACGAGAACCCTCAGAATTTCTTTGCGCAGGTCGAACAGGCCGCCTTTGCACCCAGCAACACTGTACCATATCAGGAGGCCAGTGCAGATCCAGTTTTGCAGTCCCGCCTGTTTGCGTATTCGGACGCTCACCGCTACAGACTAGGACCAAACTTCAACCAGATCCCTGTCAATTGCCCTTACGCTTCTCGTTTCTTCCACCCGGCCATTCGAGATGGTCCCATGAATGTTAATGGTAATTTCGGTGCCGAACCAAATTATCTAGCCAACAGTAAGCAGTACCAGTTCCTGCAACAGGAAAGACCCATTCAACAGCATCAGGAGGTCTGGGCAGGCCCGGCTACTCCATTCCATTGGGCAACTTCTCCAGGTGACATTGATTACGTCCAGGCCAGAGACCTTTACAGAAAAGTTTTAGCCAGGCAGCCAGGTCAGCAGGAGAACCTCGCTCACAACATTGGTGTCCATGTTGCGGGCGCACGACCCGACATCCAGCAGCGTGTTTTTGAGATGTTTGCTCGCGTCGACAAGCAGCTGGCCGCTGATATCAGAAAGGAATGTAGTGCTGCTTCGTCCGGATCCGAGCTACGTTCCAAACTGTGA
- the SGF11 gene encoding SAGA histone acetyltransferase complex subunit SGF11 (ancestral locus Anc_8.496) yields MPELMESMSNGIFHNLITTLIQDLVARETSKEQLLRARYPDLKPYHYSTDHQLDIHGKPKQQESSHYLHCDNCGRDVSANRFAAHLQRCLGRGSRR; encoded by the coding sequence ATGCCTGAGCTCATGGAGTCCATGTCAAACGGAATTTTCCACAACTTGATTACAACCTTGATTCAAGATCTCGTTGCGAGAGAGACCTCAAAAGAACAGTTGCTAAGAGCCAGATACCCAGACCTGAAGCCATATCACTACAGTACGGACCACCAACTCGACATACACGGCAAACCAAAACAGCAGGAGTCATCGCACTATCTGCATTGTGACAACTGCGGGAGAGACGTTTCAGCCAACCGATTCGCTGCTCATTTGCAGAGATGCCTAGGTAGGGGTTCAAGAAGGTGA
- the RMD5 gene encoding ubiquitin-protein ligase RMD5 (ancestral locus Anc_8.495): MSTLLHTLQTEFDKFYDSSSREPITKRCAEETQTFKLQLKKLKAHLAKHIQDSESASSEGNEIEKEKSKRRKDYVVDKLRKSHKSWDQSLKKQVKHLSQQHARFGRVALVKLFDFGGIDDVYVNKLPAGSKKAVDGAISFHISRYNIGNLSVNGGAEMTRYLNDMYGIPEKTSSKFVEMGQIVQDLKLGDSTSCRKWCVENSPLIFELYVLECLQLFARGNTLETYHHLTAKLPPCSFHQITKHVSPILTQLVLGQTIQNIDEAIQLQLKKCISLFTKEYCARKNLPFDSPLFLIVLSGVISFKFFMKYTTIRAASHVDWTTEDELPFDVQLPNFLCHFHPIFICPVLKEETTEDNPPYSLPCHHILSKKSMERLSKNGTSTFKCPYCPVNASKSKTRRVNFVML; this comes from the coding sequence ATGTCAACGCTGCTTCACACCTTGCAAACCGAGTTTGATAAATTTTACGACTCTTCTTCGAGGGAACCTATCACCAAGAGATGTGCTGAAGAGACACAGACATTTAAGTTGcaactgaagaagctgaaagcTCATCTGGCGAAGCACATCCAAGACTCAGAGTCAGCGAGTAGTGAAGGAAACGAAATagaaaaggagaagagtAAGAGGAGAAAGGATTACGTGGTGGACAAGCTGAGGAAATCGCACAAGTCATGGGATCAGTCGCTCAAGAAGCAAGTGAAGCATTTATCTCAGCAGCATGCGAGGTTTGGAAGGGTAGCCTTGGTTAAACTCTTCGACTTTGGTGGCATTGATGATGTTTACGTGAATAAACTTCCTGCAGGCTCGAAGAAGGCTGTTGATGGGGCCATTAGTTTCCATATATCGAGATACAACATAGGGAACTTGTCGGTTAATGGCGGTGCAGAAATGACAAGGTACTTGAATGATATGTACGGAATCCCGGAAAAGACATCCTCCAAATTCGTTGAGATGGGTCAGattgttcaagatttgaagcttgGCGACTCTACAAGTTGTCGCAAATGGTGTGTGGAAAATTCTCCCTTGATTTTCGAATTATACGTTTTAGAATGCTTACAACTGTTTGCAAGAGGTAACACTCTTGAGACTTATCACCACCTTACGGCAAAGTTACCGCCATGTTCATTCCATCAGATAACCAAACATGTGTCACCGATTCTCACGCAGCTTGTGCTCGGGCAGACCATTCAGAATATCGATGAGGCTATTCAACttcagttgaagaagtgcaTTTCATTGTTCACCAAGGAATACTGTGCAAGGAAAAACCTGCCCTTCGATTCACCGTTGTTTTTGATTGTCCTAAGTGGTGTTATCTCCTTTAAATTCTTCATGAAATATACGACTATCAGGGCTGCTTCTCATGTTGACTGGACTACCGAAGATGAGCTGCCATTTGATGTGCAGCTGCCCAATTTCCTATGTCATTTCCATCCCATATTCATCTGCCCGGTCCTGAAGGAGGAAACCACCGAGGATAATCCTCCTTATTCACTTCCCTGTCATCACATTCTTTCGAAAAAATCGATGGAGCGTTTGTCAAAGAATGGGACGTCCACTTTTAAATGTCCTTATTGCCCCGTTAACGCCTCCAAGTCTAAGACCAGAAGGGTCAATTTTGTAATGTTGTAG